CTGGGAGCCGGAGGAAACAACGTCGAGGGAGGCTTTGGAAATGACTATATCGCTGCTGCGGGCGGCGGGAACTTTTTAGACGGTGGACAAGGTATCGACGCAATCGTCGGCGGCCCAGGTGACGACGTAATTTTCGGCGGTGTAGGTAACGATTCTGTCGCTATTCAAATTACAGCCGGTTCTGATTGGGGCATCTGGCGAACAACAGTGAGCGCTGGTCTATATGGCGGTTTGGGCTCGGACTACATCGATGGCGGCCAGGGCAATGACAGCCTATTTGCCAACGATGCGGCGATGACCTCCGACCCGGGCATCGACGAGATGCGTGGCGGCTCGGGCAATGATGAGTACTTCATCGCCAACAGCAGGGACAAGATTTTTGAGTCGGTGGGTGATGGCACCGACACAGTGTGGACGAACCGCAGCTACGCCCTCCCCATGGGTCAGGAGATCGAGTTCCTGTTCATCAAACCTGCCAATACCGCCGTTGTTGGCATCAATTTGACGGGCAACGCGTTCGCAAACACAATCCAGGGGAACATTGCGGCGAACATCATCAATGGCGGGGGCGGGGCCGACAAAATGTTTGGTGGCTCGGGGAACGATACCTATGTCGTGGACAACGTCGGCGACGTTGTAAACGACGGCGGCAACGATCCGGTCGATCTCGTAAAGTCTTCGATCTCGTTCAGCCTTGTTGCTTCGGCGCATGTGGTGGGAAAAGTCGAGAATCTGACGCTGATGGGTGCAGTCGCCATCAACGCAACCGGCAATGCGTCAAGCAACGTGATCACTGGCAATACCGGCGCCAACATTCTGAATGGCGCGGCCGGCAACGACACGATCAATGGCGGCGGCGGCAACGACTACATTTATGGGGGAGCCGGCAATGACAAGCTGACTGGTGGCGCGGGTAATGACAACTTCGTCTTCAATACGGCAATCAGCGCCGCAACAAATGTCGACACCATCCTGGATTTCAACGTGATTCAAGACACAATCCGGCTCGACAACGCCGTGATGCCCGGACTTGGCAGTTCGATGGTTTCCGGTGAGTTCTGGAAAAGCACGTCAGGCGCCGCCCACGATACCAGCGACCACATTATTTACGAGACCGACACCGGAAAGCTCTTCTATGACAGTAACGGCAGTGCCTCCGGCGGTTCCACACATATTGCCACGCTCAGTGCAAACCTCGCGCTTACCTACGCGGACTTGCTGGTAATCTAATCCGTTGACTGCGGCGGAAATGCTTCTCCATGTTCCACTGGCAGTATCCGTGCACATTGAAATTCCGCCTGAAGGGACCGGATATCCACGGCGAGGGAACCTACACAACGAAGAAGTCGTTGGCAGTGACCGGACCGCCGGCTGTAGTGATGTCGAACTGGAGGGTGTCGAAGGTGCCGTCGCCGTCAAAGTCGATTTGGGCCGTGATCAGTGCATGGTTCGTACCGTTGAAACCGCTAAACTGCGCGCTCCCTGTGGGAGAGGTGTCGACTTGAACTTCGTCAACGCCTGCATCAAAGTTGTGAATTTGGTCGATACTTCCCAGGTCCGCTTGGGTGAACACGAAGATATCACGATCCTTATCCGTACCACCGTCGAGATTGTCTGCGCCGGCACCACCGGCCAGCGTGTCCGCGCCGATACCGCCATCGACAGTGTCGTTGCCGGCCCCCCCTGAGATATTGTCCAGACCGTCTCCACCGAAAATGCGGTCAACTCCATCGCCACCCTCGATGATGTCGTTGCCGTCATCGCCGTGGAGCACGTCGTCACCGAATCCACCGCGGATTTCGTCGTTACCAGCGTCGCCATGGATCAGGTCGTCACCGCCGCCTGTCGTGGGCGAGAAACCCCCGTCGATAATGTCGTCTCCGTCACCACCGTTGAGGATATCGTTCTGGGAGCCGCCGTCGATGTTGTCGTTCCCTTCGGCGCCGTTGACGGTATCAATGCCGTCACCGCCGGCGAGGAGGTCGTTTCCGAGACCGCCATGGATGAGATCGTCGCCGGCGTCGCCGCGGAGATTGTCGTCACCACCACCGCCGTAGAGTTGATCTTTCCCTGCCCCACCTTCGATGATGTCCGCACCGTCTGTGGCGGAGACGATGTCGGAGCCGCCGTAGAGGATGTCGTCACCCGCGCCGCCGGTGAGGGTATCTTGGCCATCGCCGCCGAAGATAGTGTCGTTGCCGCCGTCGCCGTTAAGGCGGTCATTGCCAGCGTTGCCTTCGAGGTGGTCGATACCGTCCCCTCCCGCGACGATGTCGTCGCCCGCGCCGCCGAACAGGAAATCGTCGCTGCCTGTTTCGCCGCCGTCACCCGCAATGGTGTCGTTTCCGTCGCCGCCGCCGATATTGTCATTTCCGCCACGACCCGTCAGGACGTCGTCACCGGAGCCGCCATTGATGCCGTCGTCGCCGTCTTGGCCGTCGATGGTATCGTTACCGGCGCCGCCCTCGATGGCATCGTTTCCGAGACCGCCGAAGATTTGGTCGTTGCCGGCATCTCCGTATATCTGGTCGCCATCGTTGCCGCCGTCGATCGCGTCATCGCCGTTGCCGCCGACGATCAAATCGACCCCGGCCGCCCCGTACAAGAAGTCGTTTCCGTCCTGCCCCACGAAGTGATCATCGGCGGCTGAGCCAACTATTCTGTCAGAAAAGTTCGACCCGGAATAAACACTGGAAGCCGGCGGCGTGAAGTTCTGGATCGCGGTGCCGCCTGTGAAGTAGCTGACTTCTTCCGCTTTCGTGACATCGACTCGCGCTGGCGCGTCATCCGTCTCGAATTCAAACCAGCCTGACCCCAGATTGATGTCCGCGCTGGCAGGGGCCGCAGAAAAATTAGCGTTGCCGTCGGCGTCGACCCACGGGTGGGGCGGAGGAGGCGGTGGGGCGAGTATGACGTTGGCTGCATGGATGCTATTGACGATGCCCTGGGTGGTGTTCACGAAGAGAGCAACTTTGCCCGCGTCGTCGTCGAACCCGTATATGCCAGAGGCCGTTTTAACCACCACTCCACCAAGCGCGATATCGTGGGCGGT
This DNA window, taken from Pararhizobium capsulatum DSM 1112, encodes the following:
- a CDS encoding calcium-binding protein — its product is MASIFGNRRNNKIGGLPGDDDFSGLGGNDFIRGGMGNDKLLGGTGNDRLYGEDGDDRLLGGAGNDTLVGGSGVDSLYGGVGNDKLYGGAGNDVLYGSGGNDLLKGGNGDDALLGGIGSDTLRGGLGRDVIRGGDGNDNIKGDDGDDNIDGGAGNDTITGDTGADIIEGGVGNDEIRGGIGNDTIAGDSGNDTLNGDGGDDILRGGAGKDTLNGGNDDDALDGGAGADFLKGGAGADTFKFQAGDSILAASDTLQDFQAIDKIDLSDTGLYRFVENALNANGTFANITVAKAYLTAHDIALGGVVVKTASGIYGFDDDAGKVALFVNTTQGIVNSIHAANVILAPPPPPPHPWVDADGNANFSAAPASADINLGSGWFEFETDDAPARVDVTKAEEVSYFTGGTAIQNFTPPASSVYSGSNFSDRIVGSAADDHFVGQDGNDFLYGAAGVDLIVGGNGDDAIDGGNDGDQIYGDAGNDQIFGGLGNDAIEGGAGNDTIDGQDGDDGINGGSGDDVLTGRGGNDNIGGGDGNDTIAGDGGETGSDDFLFGGAGDDIVAGGDGIDHLEGNAGNDRLNGDGGNDTIFGGDGQDTLTGGAGDDILYGGSDIVSATDGADIIEGGAGKDQLYGGGGDDNLRGDAGDDLIHGGLGNDLLAGGDGIDTVNGAEGNDNIDGGSQNDILNGGDGDDIIDGGFSPTTGGGDDLIHGDAGNDEIRGGFGDDVLHGDDGNDIIEGGDGVDRIFGGDGLDNISGGAGNDTVDGGIGADTLAGGAGADNLDGGTDKDRDIFVFTQADLGSIDQIHNFDAGVDEVQVDTSPTGSAQFSGFNGTNHALITAQIDFDGDGTFDTLQFDITTAGGPVTANDFFVV
- a CDS encoding calcium-binding protein, whose translation is MAAYYGNDGDNFVTAFDGYRYFYTGPGQDDIYLNVTAAFGYVEAGPDDDTVWAINGAYGDLYGGSGNDRFILGAGGNNVEGGFGNDYIAAAGGGNFLDGGQGIDAIVGGPGDDVIFGGVGNDSVAIQITAGSDWGIWRTTVSAGLYGGLGSDYIDGGQGNDSLFANDAAMTSDPGIDEMRGGSGNDEYFIANSRDKIFESVGDGTDTVWTNRSYALPMGQEIEFLFIKPANTAVVGINLTGNAFANTIQGNIAANIINGGGGADKMFGGSGNDTYVVDNVGDVVNDGGNDPVDLVKSSISFSLVASAHVVGKVENLTLMGAVAINATGNASSNVITGNTGANILNGAAGNDTINGGGGNDYIYGGAGNDKLTGGAGNDNFVFNTAISAATNVDTILDFNVIQDTIRLDNAVMPGLGSSMVSGEFWKSTSGAAHDTSDHIIYETDTGKLFYDSNGSASGGSTHIATLSANLALTYADLLVI